A region of the Gymnogyps californianus isolate 813 chromosome 20, ASM1813914v2, whole genome shotgun sequence genome:
aaaatgaaaagatgttAGTAGGGCCATTTGCCTACGAAGCAGCAGGTAGAAGGTGCGGTTCAGATCTCGTACTAGTTCTACGCTGGTGCAGCCCCATTGTTTTGCTCTGGATTTATTCTAACTTGAGGGAGAAGAGAATCGGCCTCAAAGCTGATACATGCAGAGCTGGAGACCACTTGAGTTGTCTTAAGACTCTTGCAGCGTGGCAGAAACGCATCTGTGTGAAGTCCAACTTGCTGCAGAGCTATGGAGCTGTTAATGTGTATGTTGCCTTAAGATTGCAGACTCGCTCCTGCTGCGCTCTGGACTTTCTGTAGTGTTTCGGAAGGCGAACCGTTGCTGTGGGTGGAGCAGGTATGGTCGGTTGATCGGAGCGGAGGATTGGGAGCCAGAGAAACTTGGGTTGGATTGTTTTGCTTACACCAGTATAGCTCTGTGGGAGTTCATCTGTGTTACACCACCATGAGGGAGACCAGAATTGGGCCACTACGTCATGAGTTTCAACTCCCTATAAAgccttgggcaagtcactttacctctctgcctcagtttccccatctgtaaaatggggataataaTACTTACCTACCTCACAGGGGTGTTGTGAGGACTCACAAActtttgtaaagcactttgaatATGAGAAGCGCTATGTAAGTGCTGAGTGTTGATATgaagtattattattaattaaatctTGTGATACATAGAATTCCTTGTGCCAAAGGTGAGCAACTGTAGAAGGATACAAGGAGAAAACCGGTAAAACGTTCCTTCGTAATGGCAAAACAAAGGCAAtttgcccctttttttcctctttataaaTACATGCTCATGGTGTGTTCTGTCCATTCCTCATCTGTCACTGGCAAGTACATGTAGCCTCATCTCTGGATTTGGCCTTTTAACTTACTGTGAGTGAAATTCGTGCCCCGTGGTGCGGTCTCGCACCACTGGAACGCACTGCCCTCCTCCACCTTGCCGAGGCGGTGGCTTTGCGTGGGTTCTTTGCACAGAGCTGGGTTTCACCCGTGGCACTGGGTTAGATCGTGTCCTGCAAGGAGCGGCCAGTCCAGGTCTGCACGCAGCCAGCGATCCTCACCACAGCAGAGAGCCTGCGCCAGCTGGAAAAGCTCTTCAGTCTCCGTGCCACTGTGATCCTCAATTCAGAGCACTTGGCTAAAGAAGGTTCAAGCActactgtgctttttttataaCGCCCCTGTGATGTTCAGCTAGAGTTGATGTAAAAACTCCTCATGTTTTCCGTAGGGTTTCTTTTGCAGGAGCTTGTCGAAATTCAGCAGATGCGCTGTGCAGTGTGTGCCACCTTTTTAAGAGAAGATGGTTGAACTAGGAATTggaggccaaaaaaaaaaccaaacccgTTGAGAAATGAGGAActtttgagcagaaaaaaaatgagcagggATGTGGGTAGCACTGGTGAAACATCTGAATTGGTGGCCGCAACTGTGTACAAAGTTAAGCAGATGTTGAAATGCGTGGCTGAGGAGGGACCTAACTTATCTTTCGGCTCTGTAAAAGGAGGCTTCGGAGAGAATTGCTTAAGATGTAGGGCCTTGAAAAAGGGCCAGTCTGGGTAGTTGCTCCCTGCAAATACAACCTGGCTGACCTGCAGCCCTggaagtttggtttttttttccccccaagaacATTTGTAACATCTGCAAGTCtataaaataactttgaaatgaTACCCagtatatttttccatttcagatgtGGTTTTAGGGGATAATTCCTGCTGCCTGTTAACTTCCCATGTGAAGCGTGGGCCGCGGAGGGGTTAGAGCGGCCAAGCAAGCCACGCCAGCCTCGTGTAACATGCTGGCAGCTCGAGCCACCTTCCTGGGATGAGATGGGATCGGCAGCACGACTCTGAGGCGTTTGAAAACCCCAAACAGGAGGGTGAACTGTGTAATTTATCAGTAGGTTTCTAATTgtgaactgtaaaataaagaataaaaagagaggCACACTGTGGTTCTTTTGTTGTGTATATTGTAGTTTTTGTGTTAAAACATAACATCCTTTTTGCTGTTCACAGCTAAACCTTTCTTTTGTGAAGAGTTCAAACAGAAACGTGTGGTTTTGGTTCTTCGTGAGAAAAACCGTAATTGCTTTCTAGAGCAGAATAGCATCCAGTTGTTTCACGGATAACCTGTGGAGGCTGGACTCGCCCGTCCTTGTTCAAATGAAGCCGCTCTCCGCAGGGGTTCACTGAAATCTCCAGGTAGGCTGCTGGGCATGGCTGGGTTTGACTAAACTATGCAAGGGATGAGCCGCTTTTGCTACTTGGACTTGGATATTGAACTCCTTCAGTCTCTCGTGCTTGCCTCGAAGCAAGACAGATTATTGTCGTCGTTAACTGAAGGCATTTTTGTTCCCCAGTCCCCTTTCAGCTTGTCCAGGCAGAGAGGCACGTTCCTGAGCTCAGGTTTGCTGTCGTTGAAATACAAGGTTTTTGCAAATAAGTAATGAATAGCTGAATTGGCTGCTGTTGCTGGGTTTGAGGCAGATATTTTGGATACCTTGTAAATAGGTAGAGAGCATTTGTAGAATTAAAAccatgcttttttcctattcttgTGCTTTTCCCCCGTCCGTCCGTGTGTCCCCCCGTATATAGTATATCATCAGTTATGTTAACACGTTTGTTGGAGGTACAGCAGTTTTATCTGGCAGATTATGTGATCTCAGGACTAGTCTCAGCTCTCATTTTTTTGCGGGGAGGAACCACAAGCACAGTTGGCTCTGGtaagcagcaggaaaaacatgattttactTGAGATCTCTGAACCTGCAAAAACAATTCCACTATATTTTTGAGGCCTGATGTAACTCGTCAACGCTTCAGACTAACAGTGTAGAAAAGGactgaaacatttttggttCTCTCtgcaaaatccttttaaaataatattgtcGCGGTTTGTCCCCCATGGCCCACGCAGGCGCGTTTGCCTGAGGGATAAACCCCTGGAAGCCCTAAACCTATTGCTGTGAATGACCTGGTTCCCTGTTTGCCTGCCCCGTGTCTACGcatttatgaaattaaaagatgGATATAAAATACCACGTAATTAGAAGAGCAGCATTTTGGTGTAAAGTTACAGGTTTGGAGCGAGTCGGGCTCGCGGGATGCTCTCGGAGCCCTTTCTGCCCGTGTTCAGAGAAGCACGTTGCAATGGCCGTGCCCGGGCGGTAAATAGGCCAGGATGCCGCCCTCAGAACGTGCGTTTCCAGCCGATTAGGTGCTGTTTGGACAGTTTGCATTGTCCGCGGGGTTTTACAGCCCGCCTGAGCACACACGGCCTTTGGGAACGGGGTCAGAGAGAAAACCCCGCTTCCCTGAGGTAACTGCAGTTCAAGCgctcattttttaatattaaaaatatctgggCTAGGCTAGGGCTTTCTAAAGCGCTGGTGCTTTTGTTGCTGGACCCGGGTGGTGCCGGTTGGTTGGGCTGGGGCCTGTGGGATGCAGCCCGTCGCCCCAGCCTTTGTGAGATGCCCTAATGAAGCGgttaaaagctgttttctgattAATTAAGGCCCTGTCAGTGGAGGCCGGGAGGGGGGGCAGTCAGCTCCCCTCTAATTCGGGGCAGCACACTGCCCTTTGCAGCCCTCGCCAACGGGGGGACCCGGCTGGGCCCAGGGGCGCAGGGACAaagctgccctcctccctcacGGCTGCCGGGGCCCCCCTTGCGGGCTGTGGGTGGGAGCAGAGCCCGGTGCCGGGAGGTGAAGGGAGGTGAGGGAGGCCACGGCCGCCCGCTCCCCTCCGGCGCGATCGTTGTGAGGGGCGGGAGCCAGGCGGGAGCCAGCCTGGCTGCGCCCCCGCCCACCGCCAGGCGGCGCTgccgcgcggggcggggcaccctcatcccccccccccgctctcGCTGGTGCGGCCGCGTGCCCGCCCGGAAGCGGCGCGGCGCCCGCGGACGGTAGGAGCGGGGTAGCGGCGGGGCCCACGCGTGTCCGCGGCGACCGCTACGACCGGCAGTTCTTCCTACTGTGCCGGGGAGCCCGCCCAGCGGGTGCCCCACACGTGTCCGTGCCCCTGCCGCCGTGCCGGTTTTGCGGCCGGGCTGTCTCTGGAGCTGGGCTCGGTGTTTTCCCTCCACGTAAGGCCCCGCGCTCGTCCCCCGTGGCCGTGGGGCGGTGCGGGGCCGCCTCCTGTCAGCTCAGCCGCGGCGTGAGGCCGTACCGCCTCCCGTGAGCAGGCCGCCGGTGCCTGCGCTGGCCTCTCCTGCGTGGAAAGGCCTTTGGGGCAGCCATGGAGCAGGCGCTGAAGTCCAGCGTCTGGAGGACCGTGGGGCTGTCACCCGTGAACTGCGGCCGTTGGTGGTGGGGGGTGAGGTACTGCTCCACTTGGGAGCAGCGGCCCCCACCCTTCGCACCGCCAGCCGCAGGTGGGGATGAGGAAGGGCCACCCCGAGGCAGGAATGGCAGCGGTCAGCTTCCCCCACCAGCCCTCCCGGAGGTTTCTCGAGCGGTGGCTGACTCCTGTGCCTCCCACGAGGGCCTGGCCCCACAGAGACAGCCGCCACCGTGGCACAAGTCGTACGAGAGAGGGGCCAGGCAGGCGGCACCAGCCAACAGGGAGCCGTGGAGCTCGCGAGAGGGCGGCTTCTCAAAGGCGAGGAAGAGGCTGGAACGAAAGCCTCTGTCCATCGAGAGGACTAAAGGCTCAGAGATCTTATTTGGGATCGCACCGTGTTCCCTGGCGCTCTCTCAGTCGAGGAGGGACCTGTTCAGGTTGTTCCTGAAGGAGAGCAGCGGCTCTCGGCGGCTCGTTACGAGTGAGTTTGTCCTTCAGGCCACGGCCCGCGGCGTCCCTGTGCACCACGTCAAAAGGAGAGAGCTGGATGCTCTTTGCAGAGGTCAGGTCCACCAGGGAGTTTGTTTGGAGGCCACTCCTCTCCGTTTCAAGAGTTTGGAGGAAGCGGAAAAGCCTGATTTGGGGGATGAAGAGAGCCCGAACCGACAGCTGATTTGGCTGGTGTTGGAGCAGATCCAGGATCCCATGAACCTGGGGGCACTGCTGCGCTCTGCGTACTTCTTGGGGGTGGACAGAGTGGTGACAAGCCAGAGGAACAGGTACAGGGTTGGTTATCGGctccttcagcttttctctttcttttcctgctggctCCCAAAGAGGTTTCTAGCCTGCATTGCTCGACAGCTTCTTTAGAGGGCTTCCTGGGACTGAGCTTGAGAGCTGAATTTGGCTAGCTGCTGCTTTGCGTTTGCgctctgcagggaggctgcaggaccTGGTATTCCAGGCTGGTAAGGAACCTCCCTGggtactttttgttttaacccattttgtgtttcagttgtCCATCTGTGCACAAAACTGCTGTAACCTATTTCCTGGGTTAATTTCTGAGCCGTCCTATTCTCCATAGGAAAATATATCCGTATAGTGAGTGAGATCTTTAGTGGACTAGTTGGAATTGGGTTGCAGAggcaagagaaggaaatacagaaacaaaaattctcctggatttccttttttgctctcATATgacacttttcctttcttttctccttgcagctGCCCCTTGACTCCGACAGTGAGCAAAGCTAGCTCTGGAGCTATGGAAGTCTTCGATGTCTACAGCACAGATGATCTCCGGAGCTTTTTGAAGGTAGAATGAtccatgtgggttttttttcctttcctttcaagaaACCTCAAATAATGCATGTGTTGAACAGAGAGGAGGTACAGGAAAAGGACTCAGTTATTTGCAGTGTcctgtgctcctgctctgcattcCTGTTTGCTGCCGGTGGTCTGTGCTGTCGGACCACCTCTGATGGGCACGCACCCCCAGTCCCATTCCATCGGGTGGGGTAACAGGTCTGAGTTGCGGGTCTTTTACTGGAAGATGGCGATAGCAGGATAACGCTGTGTCTATCCCCCGTACTCAGGCTGCGAGCTCAGTAAGACGAGGtctgtctccctttctctccgTGAGGACCAGAGCTagcgctgctgcctgcagcaagtCTTGCCCGGCGTGTGGCAGAGGCAGCATCCCCGGGGCCCAGGCACATGATGGCAGCATTGGGCAGCCTTtggagcaggggagagaggagaaaccaGGGCTGGCGTGAGCTGCTGGGAATCTTTTTACGCTGTACCTATGCGGTGAGGTGAGATAGGGCCCTTTGCAGAACGTGctgcaaaaggaaagggaatgCACGTggaaaaacatgatttaaactgaaacaaacCCAGGGATATTGCTTTGAATTGGCAGAGTGCGTCCATCCTGCGTGATAGCACCATGTGACTGCCCTGACTCCTCGTGGAGGTCCCCTGTgccctggctgggctggggactGGCTGAATATTGTGTGCGCGcggagcagggagctgcaggctcTCATCTGCTCTCCCCTGTCCGTGTGGGATCCCCCAGACCTGGGGGAGCAGTGGGGTTGGAGGGTTCAGCACGGGGTGGgagggcagaggctgcagaCTCTCAGGGGAACGGAGGCACCTGGTCCGTGCTCCTGGGGTCGCTGCGTGCCTGTGTCCCTTTGAGGAAGAGCTCGTCGTAGTCTGGTGTGACCGTGAGAAGGCCGAGCAGAGGTAAGCCTGGACTCTTCCCGCTTGGTGCTAGAAAACCCTTGTCCAGCTCTACAATAGGTCTGTGGCAGCTGGAGCTCTGGATGATGGTGAAATGAAAGATACTTCAAATACATTGATAATGCATTGATATTTAATTGAAACAGCTGGAAGAATCATTTTGTTACTGTAAAGCTTGAGTTATTAACATTTTGAGGCATTGGAGCAGTTCATTTAATTGGACTGAGATTCAGTGGCCTAACCCTTGGCGTTGCCTGGCTGGTGTAAATTTGATATAACGTAATGTAAAAAGTGCCAATTTCACAGGAAATGAAGctggcaagaagcagcagctcttttaTTGTTAAAATGGATTTCCAAGACAAATAATTAAGGCTCTTTTTACTAGGGTGCGGGAGGGAAGGCTGGTTCTCTGGTTATGTGAGGCACTGAGTGTTGAGTGCCCTGCCTTTTGTACGAGCTGATTTTTGGCATCTGAGTTTGAAAATGTGCACTTGTGTTTGAAAACGTTACTGTGGGCTTCTGATGGCTGAGCCTGCACTTGAGGACTTCCACTGCATTGCTCTGTGGATTAGCCTTATGCTAATTTGTTTAACACTACTCTTTTTGTATGCTTTCCTGGCAAAAACCTTCCTAGAACTGttgtataggaaaaaaaaaaaaagcttttcagttgctgtttgtttgcttgctgaACTGGAATAAACACTAGAAGGAAaattacttccccccccccccccccccccccctaatCAAGGTTTGTGCGCTGGTACTGGGAGGACTTTGGTGGTAAAAATTCAAGGGATGCCAAAAAAACTAGAAAAGCCAGTCAGCTTAACTGAAAacgtaaaaagaaaaaagaagtgtgttTGCATACatgacttattttctttttaagcttgAAAAGTAGGcaattttttaacatttgtttcctttccctttctagGCTAAAACTGCAGAAGGCTGGGAAGTTGTGGGAACGGTCAGCAAGCCTGAGGACGTGGAAAATGTTCCTGTCATCAGTTGCTTGGCATTTCGGTGGAATAAACCCGTTATTATAGTAATAGGTATTTCAATTTACAGAGCTTTGGGCTTGGTGGAAGTGCATGTGTGAGGCAACGATCAGGGTGATGTTTCACTCCAAAGCTAGTTGCAGGTCTGTTACATTACATCACACTTTggtctggaaaagaaaagctgagcaaGAAGTGCTAGAATGATCTGGTTGTAAATGAAATGGGGACCTAGAAGAAGAGGGGGAGCCGAGAAGCCTCCCAGTAGGAACTGCAAGAATAAACCAGTTTGTGTAGATGAACAGGGAGTTTAGTAGCTGCAGAGGGTCTAGGTGGCAGTTTTCAGTGGCAGGACAGGTCTGGGTCAGTGTAGCCACAGCGTGTTGTTTTGCATCGTGTTTTGCGGCGCTTTTGATCCTGTCCTAGAGGCCTGAACCTGGATTTTCTGTGTTGGCGAACCACAAACCTGAGTGAGACACCCAGAAGGTACGTGTTTGCTCTTGCTGCGCTGAGGCTGTAATGGTGAGCTGCGCCATGTCTTTGCTCTGTCGtgtttcctcttaaaaaaaaaaaaacagaaatacatctCTGTGCCCAGGTCTGGAAAGAAGCGTGAGAGGCTGTTGCTGGGGATGGTCTGCACACAAAGCTGGGCCTTGTGGCACAGAGACCACCTCGGAGACCAGTCAGTGGCTGCTTTTGTACACCTAGGAGAAGGCAGGAGCCGTTGGCTGCTGCGGTACCAGCAGGAGGAGCGGATGTaacctcctccctgccagacCTGTGCGCTGTTTGAGCAATGGGTGCCGCTTCCCTGAGCACCTTAAACTGGGCGATTCCTACAGGGCCCTCTGCTTCTGCCCCCTCTTTGTGTAGAGGATACTTGCAAAGGCTGCTGTCTTTTGTAGGCAGAgtttggggttgttcagcctcCCAGAAGGTGAAGAGAAGGGGAGTAATGGCCTCGTGGCAGCTAGAGAAAGAAATTCACCCAGGAGTGCTGCTCTAGGCACCCTTGTGCGGCCATGCCGTAGCCCCCCACTTTGTGTCACCTGGCACAAGAGCTGGTTTGAGCTTTTACACTTGGAAGTAGTGTCATGCTGGCGATGAGCCATCGAGGGGCTGTAATCCTGCCCCGTGCTGCGGTTTTCTTGGCTCAGAAGACActcctttaattaaaatgtttattgaaCTCCTAGAAATACTGACAAGACAACGCCGCAAATCTGGCATCTCTACAAGATGTGTGGAGCTATATTACAAAGGGAGTAGGGAGGCTGGCAGCGCTGCTGATGGACCACAAAGAAATGCATCCCAGAAACGACGACAACACCgggagaaaggaagggggtGAAAGCGGCAGTGGTGTCGTTACCTTGAATTATGAGAGATTTCTCCAGGAAAAAGTCCAAATATCCTTTTGTCAAGGGAGATTGGAGGCTGATTGGTAGATGCATGAGGAGAGCTCCCGGACCTTGCAGCAGTAATGATTTCAACTCTCTGCTGAGCACTAACTCTTcgctgaaaagaaaattgaacaTTACAGTCGTCTGATGCTGAGGTTGTTTGAAGAAACGTCCTAGATCTGAATATGTAGTGtacctgcagctgcagagagcagcagagataaTTTAGCATGGTAGTGAGCTTCCTAGCATTGCACAGATTGTCTTGTAAGTTAAGCATTTGCAGACTTGAATTCACCCTCCTGGCATCCTCGCTGGCTTGGCAGAGAGTGATTTGGACAGTCCAGCTTAATCTTGTCTGCACTGGAGTCATTGCCGAAGGTGACAGGCAGGCTGGCTGCCCTGAAGACTGGGCGCCTTGTGCGAACAGGAACAGATTGGGAGCAGTTAGATGGCTGAGCAAGGAGAGTTTCTGGGTAATTTGTTCTTAACGCATTCAGTCTTTAGCTTGGGGTGTAAGGCTGTTCGTGGAGTTGGTGGTTTTATGGAGATGCTCATTTGGCATATTTCTCTGAACTGCCAGCGtggctgcttctgcctggaTTTGAACTTCCTGCACTGGAAACTGCAGTCGTTACAGTGGTGTTAATTGTAAACGGAGCAGGAAACCTGTTTTATCATTTCAGCCAAGCTCTAACTCTGGTCTTGGAGGCCTGTCAGTGAGGGACAAAGCTGAGATGGAAGTCAAAGATCTGAAGTGGGAAGTGTTTTGTTCACCAGTATAAACCAGGATTTAATCTGATTCAGTCAATACTCCCTCCCTCGTGTCACACTCTGTGCAAGTCTTTTTGCCCTGAATTTATGGTTCCTAATTATTTTAAGCAGCCAGAGCCATAAAAAGCTTTGTAAAAGCTGGAAGCAAAATTGCTGCCGTTATTAGGAATCATAAGACCCTTATCAGGGTGAGGAGAGGATTGCTCCAGGAGCTGTCGCACCTCTGGCAATAGCTGCTGTCCCAGTTGGAGAGTCCCACGAGAGTGTGGTTTGAGAGGCTTAGGAGGCAAATATAACTGTAAGTTGTAAAACTTTTCTGTGCTGAATCAGGAAAAAgtaggataatttttttttttttttttcttgaagcatCCCTAGAGTGCCACAGTCTAGCGATGAAGAGGCATGCCGGGCCGTGGGATGCCTGGCTTCGATTCCTTGTGTCACCCAGGCTTCCCCGTGACCTTGGATAACTCACCCAGGCCTTGTCTGCACTGCTGGctgacagcaggaggaaaataatggTTAGGatggggttttggttttctgaagGTTCATTTACCCCAGCCAAAGGATGCTTTTGCCTGTATGGCTTATTTCGTGTGGGAAGGTGGTGCAAGATGCATTACCCAAAGCATTCTTTCCCTTATACAAAATGCATCTTACCAGTTAGATCGGGCCAGCAAAACATGAGACTGGGCTTCAGCTGCCAGTCTATGACATGGGAATAATAACAACGCTTTCCTACCCTGGGCGGTCGGAGCGGTGTCGCACAGATGAATACGTAGGGACCGGGCATGGGACCTGCTGGGGAGGTGCTGTGAGTAGACAACAGGGGAAGAATTTTGTGGCAACTCAGCCGAGCAAGGAGCTCATTTGCCTTACGGAGGAATGAGTCTCCAGTGGCATAGAAAGTGCCTAAAGCATCCATGTATGCTGTTAAAACTTCAGGTAAGTGTCTACGTGTAGGTGAGCTGAGCAAGGCCTTGGTGACAGCACTGATCACGCAGGCAGAGGCGCAGAAGCCCTTGGTAGGCAGCGTGTGCCCCACCGGTGCCGTCCCAGGACGAGTCTGGGGTTCAGCCGGGGTCGGGGTATGGCTGTTGAAGGGGAATGTTGCAGCGCGCTGAGCCTGTTTTATCAGAGGGTGAGCACGTCTTTGAAATGAGCTGGCTCCACTTGCAGCCATGTAGCTGTCTGTGTAGCTCTAAATAATGAATGTGGAAGAATTCTTTGGGGAGCCGAGCGGGCTGGGAGGTCTGTGGTCTTCTGCATTTTCACTTGTCTGCGCGCAGGATTGTTTAAAGCCTCTCCCTTTCCATTTCCCTTTGTGACAGTGTGAGTCAAACAACTACTAATGACCTGGGATAGATTTCAACTCTGTTTCACCAGTGTATCAGCCCAAACATATCAGGGCTGTTGGATGGTTTAACAACTAATCAATTGAAGCCTCTGGTTAAACTGTCTGCATTCACAAGTTGCACCCAGCTGGTGGTACTGTGTGCTGAAAAGGCTGAACCCATCACTATCAATAGGGATGTGGGATTTGCTGG
Encoded here:
- the MRM1 gene encoding rRNA methyltransferase 1, mitochondrial, which encodes MEQALKSSVWRTVGLSPVNCGRWWWGVRYCSTWEQRPPPFAPPAAGGDEEGPPRGRNGSGQLPPPALPEVSRAVADSCASHEGLAPQRQPPPWHKSYERGARQAAPANREPWSSREGGFSKARKRLERKPLSIERTKGSEILFGIAPCSLALSQSRRDLFRLFLKESSGSRRLVTSEFVLQATARGVPVHHVKRRELDALCRGQVHQGVCLEATPLRFKSLEEAEKPDLGDEESPNRQLIWLVLEQIQDPMNLGALLRSAYFLGVDRVVTSQRNSCPLTPTVSKASSGAMEVFDVYSTDDLRSFLKAKTAEGWEVVGTVSKPEDVENVPVISCLAFRWNKPVIIVIGSEGDGLSLETQLLCHRMLAIPPGRALHPGIESLNVSVATGILLHSICSQKLRHGD